The following coding sequences lie in one Silene latifolia isolate original U9 population chromosome 5, ASM4854445v1, whole genome shotgun sequence genomic window:
- the LOC141656772 gene encoding heat shock 22 kDa protein, mitochondrial-like isoform X2, with protein MASITSLSLTGSPLVLKRVSTGPSTIRLGPRSMVLPLSSTKSKTSATPRLSMTVKAQNYESSDPHSLPKDFSRIALSSTDDLGEDLLETSRFELTPWDYKEEVNKIKMWFNMPGIAAQDIRVYVKDNKLFVQGKHLQLPLNIRKEDIKCKLGNGVLYVSIPKTKPEFEPHPILIQPVSW; from the exons ATGGCAAGCATAACATCATTGTCCTTGACCGGTTCGCCTCTAGTGTTGAAACGGGTCTCGACTGGACCGTCAACAATCAGGCTTGGTCCTCGGTCGATGGTGTTACCATTGTCATCAACTAAGTCTAAGACAAGTGCTACTCCAAGGCTTTCAATGACTGTAAAAGCTCAAAACTATGAAAGTAGTGATCCACATTCACTACCTAAGGACTTCAGTAGAATTGCTCTTTCCTCCACTGATGATTTAGGTGAAGACCTTCTTGAGACCTCTCGTTTTG AATTGACACCATGGGACTACAAGGAAGAGGTAAACAAGATTAAAATGTGGTTCAACATGCCAGGAATTGCAGCACAAGACATAAGAGTttatgtcaaggacaacaaattGTTTGTGCAAGGAAAACATCTTCAATTGCCTCTTAACATAAGAAAGGAAGACATTAAGTGCAAGCTTGGTAATGGAGTACTTTATGTGTCCATTCCTAAGACCAAACCCGAGTTTGAACCTCACCCGATCCTCATCCAACCCGTTTCTTGGTAA